The following are encoded together in the Humulus lupulus chromosome 5, drHumLupu1.1, whole genome shotgun sequence genome:
- the LOC133834440 gene encoding putative F-box protein At4g10190, which produces MASLCDLPEEIVEKIMLLVPADSVVQFKFVNRFFYSLISAFIKDPRFVAKHLLITKNQPFASLFFNSLSREVDRSLITFPLLTIEYDRFISVTEDLSIPLDHSETSRYFTYHCDGLILLVNDVGTMVLCNPALKESMILPQPKNLKIKGPPFNHNGVIEFGLDSVTNDFKCVAIWCNREMNCCEVEVYTLGSDSWREINMPQDIADTIISSELSTRLCWRGFCYWLVEPYGDDEINSILSFDMSNDEFHLIHVRDFNIFFTMDVAEADACSWTKYTYAGIPENSNVKYIFWKNDEILMELEENGQEQLVSYNIRSRKIRDIVCDLDRIRLKYWINFYVKSLISIRKR; this is translated from the coding sequence ATGGCGAGCCTCTGTGATTTGCCGGAAGAAATAGTGGAGAAAATCATGTTGTTGGTTCCTGCCGATTCTGTAGTGCAATTTAAATTTGTGAACAGGTTTTTCTATTCCCTTATCTCGGCTTTCATCAAGGACCCGAGATTTGTTGCCAAACACCTCCTCATTACCAAAAACCAGCCCTTTGCATCATTATTTTTCAATTCTCTCTCCCGTGAAGTCGATCGTAGCTTAATCACATTCCCATTGTTGACCATTGAATATGATCGTTTTATATCTGTCACAGAAGATCTCAGCATACCACTTGATCATAGTGAAACTTCTCGGTATTTCACTTATCACTGTGATGGGCTGATTTTGCTAGTCAATGATGTTGGGACAATGGTGTTATGCAATCCTGCTTTGAAAGAATCCATGATTCTTCCACAACCGAAGAACCTTAAGATCAAAGGGCCTCCTTTCAATCACAATGGTGTTATAGAATTTGGACTTGATTCTGTAACCAACGATTTCAAATGTGTTGCCATTTGGTGCAATAGAGAAATGAACTGTTGTGAAGTTGAGGTATACACATTGGGTTCTGATTCTTGGAGAGagatcaacatgcctcaagacaTAGCAGACACTATAATATCTTCTGAACTAAGCACTCGTTTATGTTGGAGAGGATTTTGTTACTGGTTGGTGGAACCATATGGTGATGATGAAATTAATTCGATCCTCAGTTTTGATATGAGCAATGATGAATTCCATCTCATACATGTTCGAGATTTCAACATTTTCTTCACGATGGATGTTGCTGAAGCAgatgcttgttcttggaccaaaTATACGTATGCTGGAATCCCAGAAAATTCTAatgttaaatatatattttggaaGAATGATGAGATTCTAATGGAACTCGAGGAAAATGGGCAGGAACAGTTGGTGTCTTATAACATTCGTAGCCGAAAGATCAGAGATATTGTTTGTGATCTAGATAGAATCAGATTAAAGTATTGGATTAATTTCTATGTAAAGAGTCTGATTTCTATTAGGAAGAGATGA